In Arachis hypogaea cultivar Tifrunner chromosome 2, arahy.Tifrunner.gnm2.J5K5, whole genome shotgun sequence, a genomic segment contains:
- the LOC112741632 gene encoding uncharacterized protein: protein MNKTKNNLIDRFRQRQPRFHEPPKPEFHTTEDSGCRKRTKSTIPEEDNHKSCRLEGSYTPPKGKKKIKTGTNDPKTSEYAFFKKLKQDAGLRFNSHRPVQKDDSLPKEPEQTEHSREKIDDIRVGSMGFNASRTVEGISTVKADKFFSTPDVKNNSDFHSPSRIQKNSQGCSDTFNPQALFSDEGLIFVHIDFLIAR, encoded by the exons ATGAACAAAACGAAGAATAATCTCATCGATCGATTTCGCCAACGCCAACCACGATTCCAtgaacctccaaaacccgaattCCACACCACTGAAG ATAGTGGTTGCCGCAAAAGAACGAAATCTACAATTCCGGAAGAAGATAACCATAAAAGCTGCAGACTAGAAGGCTCTTACACACcgccaaaaggaaaaaagaaaattaaaactg GTACAAATGATCCCAAAACTTCTGAGTATGCTTTCTTTAAGAAATTGAAGCAGGATGCAGGTCTGAGGTTTAATTCTCACCGGCCGGTTCAAAAAGATGATTCCTTACCTAAGGAGCCTGAACAAACTGAACATTCCAGAG AGAAAATTGATGATATCAGGGTAGGCAGTATGGGTTTCAATGCTTCGAGGACGGTGGAGGGCATATCAACCGTTAAAGCTGACAAATTTTTCTCAACACCTGATGTGAAGAATAACTCAG ATTTCCACTCTCCTAGCAGAATCCAGAAAAACTCCCAAGGTTGCAGTGACACTTTCAATCCCCAAGCTTTATTTTCGGATGAAGGTTTGATTTTTGTTCATATTGATTTCTTGATTGCTAGGTGA
- the LOC140176827 gene encoding uncharacterized protein: MDFVAPKKKVRGPTRNLELAKLPAGKRLDINWRMNRPVGPNAKLFKSRCTVLVRDVKNAPLKTYFKVEGRKHLVWAQMNSSYRSYRHLLKKRYFEPYDNPEIARANIPLEMEKEDWDYLVNLWIDEGWQKISQQNKMSRAANSIIHTTGAKGAQQRAEEAFEQTGQEIDRLRLWELTHTRVNGQACNEETQEKLDLRKELSSQVNEGILEMNEHEVMVEVFGPERHGRVRGYGAGVTPTQLWGPRSFIFSDLQIKLQCAEKKYEDSKIEVEDLKKKVDHMAGILEQLLDGRLPIVQSDNNPT; this comes from the exons ATGG ATTTTGTTGCACCGAAAAAAAAAGTGAGAGGACCTACGCGCAATCTTGAGTTAGCAAAGTTACCAGCTGGAAAAAGACTTGACATAAACTGGAGAATGAATAGGCCAGTTGGTCCAAATGCAAAGCTGTTCAAATCAAGATGCACTGTTCTAGTTCGTGATGTGAAGAATGCACCACTAAAG ACATACTTTAAAGTTGAAGGTCGAAAGCATTTAGTATGGGCTCAAATGAATTCTTCTTATCGGAGTTATCGACATCTATTAAAGAAAAGGTATTTTGAACCTTATGATAACCCTGAAATTGCTCGAGCCAATATACCATTGGAAATGGAAAAAGAGGATTGGGATTACCTTGTGAATCTTTGGATTGATGAAGGCTGGCAG aAAATAAGTCAACAAAATAAGATGAGTCGAGCTGCAAATAGCATTATTCATACCACTGGTGCTAAGGGAGCCCAACAAAGAGCTGAAGAGGCG TTTGAGCAAACAGGACAAGAAATTGACCGTCTTCGCCTTTGGGAGCTTACGCATACCCGTGTTAATGGACAAGCTtgcaatgaagaaactcaagaaaaaCTT GATTTACGTAAGGAATTATCATCTCAAGTAAATGAGGGAATATTAGAGATGAATGAACATGAGGTGATGGTAGAAGTATTTGGACCTGAACGACATGGACGAGTTCGTGGTTATGGAGCTGGCGTGACACCTACACAGTTATGGGGTCCTAGATCATTCATATTTTCTGATCTCCAAATAAAGCTTCAATgtgcagaaaaaaaatatgaagactCTAAAATAGAGGTGGAAGATTTGAAGAAAAAAGTAGATCATATGGCAGGAATACTTGAGCAACTATTGGATGGAAGGTTGCCTATAGTTCAAAGTGATAACAATCCTACTTGA
- the LOC112741639 gene encoding uncharacterized protein, with product MDKDWMQIKNRALLQYRRGVNEFLDFAFSHTNDDKIYCPCFKCNNCLRKSREQVEFDLLSHGIVRNYTIWYHHGESLQDESPHSSSFDSHDDYMDKDDMENMLRDHFGVWDIEEDIEEPNEEHIKEDIGEPYEEHVEEPNEDAAKFYKLLDDSEKELYPGCTYFSKLSFLMRLFHIKCLGGWSNKLFSMLLELLNDSFPKGVQLPASYYEARKIIRDLGLDYEKIDACINDCMLFWKDHDKKETCDHCGASRWKFEEKDGKRKKIPIKVLRYFRITPRLKRLYMSTKTAFDMRWHDAKRIDDGYLRHPADSEAWKSFDELHKSFSDEPRNVRLGLASDGFNPFGNMSTKYSVWPVVLIPYNLPPWKCMKDPYLMLSLLIPGSKSPGKAIDTYLRPLIEELKELWNVGVDTFDAYEKKNFKMRAAILWTVNDFPAYGDLSGWNTRGALRCPTCNVETQSKFLTNGKKFCFLGHRRFLPIRHRWRHEKELFDGTKELRRLPKQLSGDDILQQVFNLEGLVVSNHKDIKKRKRSAAGKEMGSSNPWLKKSIFFELPYWRTLLLRHNLDVMHIEKNICDNVLGTLMDIPGKTKDNLNSRLDMEELGIKKDLHPIREGEKVLSVPDAIYKLNNKERRSLCEFLQNVKVPDGYSSNLRRCINLKEKKIYGLKTHDCHVLLECFLPLVLRGLFSSHDVRSALIGLCSFFKELCSKVLTVKNLEKIEEQIIITLCKLEMIFPPSFFDVMIHLPIHLASEAKIAGPVHYRWMYPIERYLRGLKAYVRNRAHPEGSIAEGYLANECLLFCSRYFNGIETKYNRVGRNWDGAITHGYKVETKDKVLPIFKQNGRPSRNCKVTRRLSLEEIKQAHLYILKKCDQVTPFIYKHKEILEEENPRNVQKRHDQEFSDWFESHVTCLYKEKDKQVTHQLLCLARGPAREATCYKGYKANDFIFHTKDCENHRKTQSSGVMVKLNCGKEYYGVIEDIVELSYMNDNKVVMFKCLWWDVDNYGRGVKVDEYGVTLVNKGRTLKTREVFVMACQSEQVFYVEDICNSNWQCVVKVTPRDYFSMPLEEEEEEEVADDMFDE from the exons ATGGACAAGGATTGGATGCAAATTAAGAATAGAGCCCTTTTACAATATAGGAGAGGTGTCAACGAGTTCTTAGATTTTGCCTTTAGTCATACAAACGATGATAAGATATATTGTCCGTGTTTTAAATGCAATAATTGCCTTAGAAAATCTCGTGAGCAAGTAGAATTTGATCTTCTAAGTCATGGCATAGTGAGAAATTATACAATTTGGTACCACCATGGAGAATCGCTACAAGATGAGTCACCCCATTCAAGTTCATTTGATAGTCACGATGATTATATGGATAAAGATGACATGGAAAACATGTTAAGGGATCATTTTGGAGTTTGGGATATAGAAGAGGATATTGAAGAACCTAATGAAGAGCATATAAAAGAGGATATAGGAGAACCTTATGAAGAGCATGTAGAAGAACCTAATGAAGATGCAGCAAAGTTTTACAAACTTTTGGATGATTCTGAGAAAGAACTATATCCAGGATGTACGTACTTTTCAAAGCTCTCGTTTTTGATGAGATTATTCCATATTAAATGTCTTGGTGGATGGagtaataaattattttctatGTTACTTGAGTTATTGAATGATTCTTTTCCAAAAGGGGTACAACTACCGGCGTCTTACTATGAAGCTAGGAAGATTATTCGAGATCTTGGCTTGGATTATGAGAAAATAGATGCTTGTATTAATGATTGTATGCTATTCTGGAAAGATCATGATAAGAAAGAAACTTGTGATCATTGTGGTGCTTCAAGGTGGAAGTTTGAGGAGAAAgatggaaagagaaaaaaaattcctATAAAAGTTCTCCGTTACTTTCGAATAACTCCAAGGCTTAAAAGATTATATATGTCAACAAAGACAGCATTTGATATGAGATGGCATGATGCAAAGCGAATTGATGATGGGTATTTACGTCATCCAGCTGACTCAGAAGCATGGAAATCATTTGATGAGTTACATAAGTCCTTTTCTGATGAACCTAGAAATGTAAGGCTTGGATTAGCAAGTGATGGGTTTAACCCCTTTGGAAATATGAGTACAAAATACAGTGTTTGGCCTGTGGTACTTATACCATATAACTTGCCACCTTGGAAATGCATGAAGGATCCTTATCTAATGTTATCATTGCTTATACCGGGTTCAAAATCTCCAGGAAAGGCAATAGATACATATCTAAGGCCTTTaattgaagaattaaaagaattatGGAATGTAGGAGTTGATACCTTTGatgcatatgaaaaaaaaaattttaaaatgcgtGCAGCTATATTATGGACAGTAAATGACTTTCCAGCATATGGAGATTTATCTGGATGGAATACGAGAGGGGCACTTCGTTGTCCCACTTGTAATGTTGAGACTCAATCTAAGTTTCTTACTAATGGAAAGAAATTTTGCTTCCTAGGTCATCGGCGCTTCTTGCCTATTAGACATAGATGGCGACATGAAAAAGAATTGTTTGATGGCACAAAAGAACTTAGGCGTCTTCCCAAGCAACTCTCTGGTGATGATATTCTTCAACAAGTTTTTAACTTAGAAGGCTTAGTAGTTAGTAAtcataaagatattaaaaaaaggaagagaagtgCAGCAGGAAAAGAAATGGGAAGTTCCAATCCATGGTTGAAAAAAAGCATCTTCTTTGAATTGCCATATTGGAGGACTTTATTGTTGCGTCATAATTTAGAtgtcatgcacatagagaagaatatATGTGACAATGTTCTTGGGACATTGATGGATATTCCAGGAAAAACAAAAGACAATTTAAATTCTCGTTTGGATATGGAAGAGTTAGGCATAAAGAAAGATTTACATCCTATTAGAGAGGGAGAAAAGGTGTTGTCAGTACCTGATGCTATTTATAAATTGAATAATAAAGAAAGGAGGAGTTTGTGTGAATTTTTGCAAAATGTCAAAGTACCAGATGGATATTCTTCAAATCTTAGGAGATGTATTAAcctaaaagagaaaaagatttaTGGCTTAAAGACTCATGATTGTCATGTTCTTCTAGAGTGCTTCCTTCCGCTTGTTTTACGAGGTCTTTTCTCATCACATGATGTGCGTAGTGCATTAATAGGACTTTGCAGTTTTTTCAAGGAGTTGTGCTCAAAAGTTCTAACAGTGAAAAATCTTGAGAAGATTGAAGAACAAATCATTATCACACTTTGCAAGTTGGAAATGATATTTCCGCCTTCATTTTTTGATGTCATGATCCATTTACCTATCCATTTGGCAAGTGAGGCTAAGATTGCAGGACCGGTCCATTATCGATGGATGTACCCTATTGAGAg GTATTTACGTGGCTTAAAAGCTTATGTACGTAATCGAGCTCATCCAGAAGGTTCAATTGCTGAAGGATATCTTGCAAATGAATGCTTATTATTTTGCTCAAGATACTTTAATGGTATTGAAACAAAGTATAATCGAGTTGGAAGAAATTGGGATGGTGCAATAACTCATGGTTATAAAGTTGAAACAAAGGATAAAGTATTACCGATTTTCAAGCAAAATGGAAGACCCTCAAGAAATTGTAAAGTGACAAGAAGATTGAGTCTAGAAGAAATAAAGCAAGCTCATCTTTATATTTTGAAGAAATGTGATCAAGTTACTCCTTTCATATA caaacataaagaaatattaGAAGAAGAGAACCCAAGAAATGTTCAAAAACGACATGATCAAGAATTTTCAGATTGGTTTGAAAGTCAT gtTACATGTTTGTacaaagaaaaagataaacaagTAACCCATCAACTTTTATGTTTAGCAAGAGGTCCAGCAAGAGAAGCCACATGCTATAAAGGATACAAAGCAAACGATTTTATCTTCCACACAAAAGATTGTGAGAATCatagaaaaactcaaagtagtgGAGTTATGGTAAAGCTAAATTGTGGAAAggagtattatggagtcattgaGGATATTGTGGAGTTATCATATATGAATGATAACAAAGTTGTAATGTTCAAATGCTTATGGTGGGATGTGGACAATTATGGTAGAGGAGTGAAAGTAGATGAATATGGTGTCACCCTGGTAAATAAAGGTCGCACTTTGAAGACAAGAGAAGTATTTGTTATGGCATGTCAATCTGAGCAAGTATTCTATGTTGAAGATATTTGTAACTCCAATTGGCAATGTGTTGTAAAAGTCACACCACGTGACTATTTTAGTATGCCtttagaagaggaggaggaggaggaagtggCTGATGATATGTTTGATGAATAA